Proteins encoded together in one Staphylococcus aureus window:
- a CDS encoding HAD family hydrolase, producing the protein MEWILFDKDGTLIEFDRSWEKIGVRFVQSLLETFPVHNKEAALRQLGVIKESIDPKSVMGSGSLQQIIQAFNDVTGQDTTDWSKSTSQKLVDERIPEINWVEGVKEALIDLKAKGYQLGIVTSDTKKGVEQFLAHTNATSLFDLIISTEADAYEKPNPKVLSPLFEQYNVDPQKVAIVGDTANDMKTASNANLGMAIGVLTGIATKEELHEADIILNSAADILEALN; encoded by the coding sequence ATGGAATGGATATTATTTGATAAAGATGGTACGTTAATTGAATTTGATAGAAGTTGGGAAAAAATAGGGGTACGATTTGTACAATCATTGCTTGAGACTTTCCCAGTACATAATAAAGAAGCTGCTTTAAGACAACTCGGTGTCATTAAAGAATCTATTGATCCAAAATCAGTGATGGGTTCAGGATCTTTACAACAAATTATCCAGGCATTTAATGATGTGACGGGACAAGATACAACCGACTGGTCCAAGTCAACAAGTCAAAAGCTGGTAGATGAACGTATTCCTGAAATTAATTGGGTAGAAGGTGTTAAAGAAGCACTTATCGATTTGAAAGCAAAAGGCTATCAACTTGGTATTGTTACGAGTGATACTAAAAAAGGTGTAGAACAATTTTTAGCACATACCAATGCTACCTCGTTGTTCGATTTGATCATTTCTACCGAAGCGGATGCCTATGAGAAGCCAAATCCTAAAGTATTATCGCCTTTATTTGAGCAATATAATGTAGATCCTCAGAAAGTAGCTATAGTAGGAGACACTGCTAATGATATGAAGACAGCAAGTAATGCAAATTTAGGTATGGCAATAGGTGTATTAACAGGTATTGCAACAAAAGAAGAATTACATGAAGCTGATATTATTTTAAATAGTGCGGCAGATATTTTAGAAGCTTTAAATTAA
- a CDS encoding deoxynucleoside kinase, protein MNNYGIPQNAIITIAGTVGVGKSTLTQALADKLNFKTSFENVEHNPYLDKFYSDFERWSFHLQIYFLAERFKEQKRMFEYGGGFVQDRSIYEDVDIFAKMHEEEGTMSKEDFKTYSDLFNAMVMTPYFPKPDVMIYLECNYDEVIDRIIERGREMEINTDPEYWKKLFKRYDDWINSFNACPVVRININEYDIHKDPESLNPMINKIARIIQTYRQVDTR, encoded by the coding sequence ATGAATAATTACGGTATTCCACAAAATGCCATTATAACCATTGCAGGTACAGTTGGTGTTGGAAAATCAACACTAACGCAAGCACTTGCAGATAAATTAAACTTTAAAACGTCTTTTGAAAATGTCGAACATAATCCATATTTAGATAAATTTTACAGCGATTTTGAACGATGGAGTTTCCATTTGCAAATTTACTTCTTAGCTGAACGTTTTAAAGAACAAAAGCGTATGTTTGAATATGGTGGTGGCTTTGTCCAAGATCGATCAATTTATGAAGATGTTGATATTTTTGCAAAAATGCATGAAGAAGAAGGCACAATGAGTAAAGAAGATTTCAAAACATATTCAGACTTATTTAATGCCATGGTCATGACACCTTATTTTCCTAAACCTGATGTAATGATTTATTTAGAATGTAACTATGATGAGGTCATTGATCGTATTATTGAACGTGGTCGCGAAATGGAAATTAATACAGACCCTGAATACTGGAAAAAGCTATTTAAACGCTATGACGATTGGATTAATAGCTTTAATGCATGTCCAGTTGTACGTATCAATATTAATGAATATGATATCCATAAGGACCCCGAATCTTTAAATCCTATGATAAACAAAATTGCTCGAATTATTCAAACATATCGACAAGTAGATACACGATAA
- a CDS encoding deoxynucleoside kinase, producing MNKPFIAIEGPIGVGKSSLAHKLSQTLDFYEEKEIITENPFLSDFYEDISKWSFQTEMFFLCNRYKQFQDVTQLNQGVVSDYHIHKNKIFAKNTLSSVEFQKFSKIYDILTEDMIMPNMIIFLDADLDVLKSRIAKRNRSFEHQIEDEYLLKLKKDYREYYESLQSNGSNVVLIDTTSIDFLKNEQDYEDILHIILPMIGDITNE from the coding sequence ATGAACAAACCTTTTATAGCAATTGAAGGTCCTATTGGCGTAGGTAAATCTTCACTTGCACACAAATTAAGTCAAACTTTAGATTTTTATGAAGAAAAAGAAATCATCACAGAAAATCCATTTTTATCAGACTTTTATGAAGATATCTCTAAATGGAGTTTTCAAACTGAAATGTTCTTTTTATGCAATAGATATAAGCAATTTCAAGATGTAACACAACTAAATCAAGGTGTAGTTAGTGATTATCATATACATAAAAATAAGATATTTGCTAAAAATACTTTGAGTTCTGTTGAATTTCAGAAATTCAGTAAAATTTATGATATTTTAACTGAAGATATGATTATGCCGAATATGATTATCTTTTTAGATGCAGACCTTGATGTGTTAAAATCTAGAATTGCTAAACGTAACCGTAGTTTTGAGCATCAAATAGAAGATGAATATCTGTTAAAGTTAAAAAAAGATTATCGTGAGTATTATGAGTCCTTACAAAGTAATGGTTCAAATGTAGTTTTAATCGATACAACTTCTATTGATTTTCTTAAAAATGAACAAGATTACGAAGATATATTACATATTATATTACCTATGATAGGAGATATTACCAATGAATAA
- the tadA gene encoding tRNA adenosine(34) deaminase TadA has translation MTNDIYFMTLAIEEAKKAAQLGEVPIGAIITKDDEVIARAHNLRETLQQPTAHAEHIAIERAAKVLGSWRLEGCTLYVTLEPCVMCAGTIVMSRIPRVVYGADDPKGGCSGSLMNLLQQSNFNHRAIVDKGVLKEACSTLLTTFFKNLRANKKSTN, from the coding sequence ATGACAAATGATATATATTTTATGACATTAGCGATTGAAGAAGCTAAAAAAGCAGCTCAACTAGGCGAAGTACCTATAGGTGCTATCATCACTAAAGATGATGAAGTTATCGCTAGAGCACATAATTTAAGAGAAACACTACAACAACCAACGGCGCATGCTGAACATATTGCAATTGAACGTGCAGCCAAAGTGTTAGGTAGTTGGCGTTTAGAAGGTTGCACATTATATGTAACCTTAGAACCATGTGTCATGTGCGCAGGAACAATTGTAATGAGTCGCATTCCAAGAGTCGTCTATGGCGCAGATGATCCTAAAGGTGGTTGTAGTGGCAGTTTAATGAATTTATTGCAACAATCTAATTTTAATCATCGTGCAATTGTTGATAAAGGTGTACTTAAAGAAGCATGTAGCACATTATTAACAACATTTTTTAAAAACTTAAGAGCCAATAAGAAATCCACCAATTAG
- a CDS encoding Cof-type HAD-IIB family hydrolase codes for MIKLIATDMDGTLLNAAHEISQPNIDAIKYAQEQGITVVIATGRAFYEAQAPVADTDLTVPYICLNGAEVRDETFNVMSTSHLNKSLVHKITNVLKDAGIYYQVYTSRAIYTEDPQRDLDIYIDIAERAGQHANVERIKNGIQRRIDNGTLKVVDNYDAIENIPGELIMKILAFDGNLEKIDKASKILAESPNLAISSSSRGNIEITHSDAQKGIALETIAERLGIEMKEVMSIGDNLNDLSMLEKVGYPVAMENGAEEVKKIAKYVTDTNENSGVGKAIMKLLREQQV; via the coding sequence ATGATAAAACTAATAGCCACTGATATGGATGGCACGCTACTTAATGCAGCACATGAAATTTCTCAACCTAATATTGATGCGATTAAATACGCTCAAGAACAAGGGATAACGGTTGTTATCGCGACAGGTCGAGCATTTTATGAAGCACAAGCACCAGTTGCTGACACAGATTTAACAGTACCATATATTTGTTTGAATGGTGCTGAAGTACGTGATGAAACTTTCAATGTAATGAGCACTTCACACCTTAATAAATCGTTAGTACACAAAATTACAAATGTTTTAAAAGATGCAGGTATTTATTATCAAGTATACACGAGTCGTGCGATTTATACTGAAGATCCACAAAGAGATTTAGACATTTACATAGATATTGCTGAGCGTGCAGGTCAACATGCAAACGTTGAGCGTATTAAAAATGGTATTCAAAGACGCATAGATAATGGTACGTTGAAAGTTGTTGATAATTATGATGCTATTGAAAACATACCTGGTGAATTAATTATGAAAATATTAGCATTTGATGGAAATTTAGAAAAAATTGACAAAGCTAGTAAAATTTTAGCTGAATCTCCGAATTTAGCTATATCATCATCTTCGAGAGGAAATATAGAAATAACGCATTCAGATGCACAAAAAGGTATTGCGCTAGAAACAATTGCCGAAAGATTAGGGATTGAAATGAAAGAAGTCATGTCAATAGGTGACAATTTAAATGACTTATCAATGTTAGAGAAAGTTGGCTATCCAGTTGCGATGGAAAATGGTGCAGAAGAAGTTAAAAAAATAGCGAAATATGTCACAGATACGAATGAAAATAGTGGTGTTGGAAAAGCTATTATGAAATTATTACGTGAACAACAAGTTTAA
- a CDS encoding NADPH-dependent FMN reductase, whose protein sequence is MKGLIIIGSAQVNSHTSALARYLTEHFKTHDIEAEIFDLAEKPLNQLDFSGTTPSIDEIKQNMKDLKEKAMAADFLILGTPNYHGSYSGILKNALDHLNMDYFKMKPVGLIGNSGGIVSSEPLSHLRVIVRSLLGIAVPTQIATHDSDFAKNEDGSYYLNDSEFQLRARLFVDQIVSFVNNSPYEHLK, encoded by the coding sequence ATGAAAGGATTAATTATTATTGGCAGTGCACAAGTGAATTCACATACAAGTGCACTAGCAAGATACTTAACTGAGCATTTTAAAACACATGATATTGAAGCGGAAATATTCGATTTAGCAGAAAAACCGTTAAATCAATTAGATTTTTCAGGAACAACACCGTCTATTGATGAAATCAAACAAAATATGAAAGATTTAAAAGAGAAAGCAATGGCGGCGGACTTTTTAATATTAGGAACGCCAAACTATCATGGTTCATATTCTGGAATATTGAAAAATGCATTAGATCATCTAAATATGGATTATTTTAAAATGAAACCTGTAGGCTTAATAGGAAATAGTGGTGGTATTGTTAGTTCAGAGCCATTGTCACATTTAAGAGTAATCGTCAGAAGTTTACTAGGCATTGCTGTACCAACTCAAATAGCAACACATGATTCTGATTTTGCTAAAAATGAAGATGGTTCATATTACTTAAATGATAGTGAATTCCAATTACGAGCAAGATTATTTGTCGATCAAATTGTATCTTTTGTGAATAATAGTCCATATGAACATTTAAAATAA
- the sdrC gene encoding MSCRAMM family adhesin SdrC, translated as MNNKKTATNRKGMIPNRLNKFSIRKYSVGTASILVGTTLIFGLSGHEAKAAEHTNGELNQSKNETTAPSENKTTKKVDSRQLKDNTQTATADQPKVTMSDSATVKETSSNMQSPQNATANQSTTKTSNVTTNDKSSTTYSNETDKSNLTQAKDVSTTPKTTTIKPRTLNRMAVNTVAAPQQGTNVNDKVHFSNIDIAIDKGHVNQTTGKTEFWATSSDVLKLKANYTIDDSVKEGDTFTFKYGQYFRPGSVRLPSQTQNLYNAQGNIIAKGIYDSTTNTTTYTFTNYVDQYTNVRGSFEQVAFAKRKNATTDKTAYKMEVTLGNDTYSEEIIVDYGNKKAQPLISSTNYINNEDLSRNMTAYVNQPKNTYTKQTFVTNLTGYKFNPNAKNFKIYEVTDQNQFVDSFTPDTSKLKDVTDQFDVIYSNDNKTATVDLMKGQTSSNKQYIIQQVAYPDNSSTDNGKIDYTLDTDKTKYSWSNSYSNVNGSSTANGDQKKYNLGDYVWEDTNKDGKQDANEKGIKGVYVILKDSNGKELDRTTTDENGKYQFTGLSNGTYSVEFSTPAGYTPTTANVGTDDAVDSDGLTTTGVIKDADNMTLDSGFYKTPKYSLGDYVWYDSNKDGKQDSTEKGIKGVKVTLQNEKGEVIGTTETDENGKYRFDNLDSGKYKVIFEKPAGLTQTGTNTTEDDKDADGGEVDVTITDHDDFTLDNGYYEEETSDSDSDSDSDSDSDSDSDSDSDSDSDSDSDSDSDSDSDSDSDSDSDSDSDSDSDSDSDSDSDSDSDSDSDSDSDSDSDSDSDSDSDSDSDSDSDSDSDSDSDSDSDSDSDSDSDSDSDSDSDSDSDSDSDSDSDSDSDSDNDSDSDSDSDSDSDSDSDSDSDSDSDSDSDSDSDSDSDSDSDSDSDSDSDSDSDSDSDSDSDSDSDNDSDSDSDSDSDAGKHTPAKPMSTVKDQHKTAKALPETGSENNNSNNGTLFGGLFAALGSLLLFGRRKKQNK; from the coding sequence ATGAATAATAAAAAGACAGCAACAAATAGAAAAGGCATGATACCAAATCGATTAAACAAATTTTCGATAAGAAAGTATTCTGTAGGTACTGCTTCAATTTTAGTAGGGACAACATTGATTTTTGGGTTAAGTGGTCATGAAGCTAAAGCGGCAGAACATACGAATGGAGAATTAAATCAATCAAAAAATGAAACGACAGCCCCAAGTGAGAATAAAACAACTAAAAAAGTTGATAGTCGTCAACTAAAAGACAATACGCAAACTGCAACTGCAGATCAGCCTAAAGTGACAATGAGTGATAGTGCAACAGTTAAAGAAACTAGTAGTAACATGCAATCACCACAAAACGCTACAGCTAATCAATCTACTACAAAAACTAGCAATGTAACAACAAATGATAAATCATCAACTACATATAGTAATGAAACTGATAAAAGTAATTTAACACAAGCAAAAGATGTTTCAACTACACCTAAAACAACGACTATTAAACCAAGAACTTTAAATCGCATGGCAGTGAATACTGTTGCAGCTCCACAACAAGGAACAAATGTTAATGATAAAGTACATTTTTCAAATATTGACATTGCGATTGATAAAGGACATGTTAATCAGACTACTGGTAAAACTGAATTTTGGGCAACTTCAAGTGATGTTTTAAAATTAAAAGCAAATTACACAATCGATGATTCTGTTAAAGAGGGCGATACATTTACTTTTAAATATGGTCAATATTTCCGTCCAGGATCAGTAAGATTACCTTCACAAACTCAAAATTTATATAATGCCCAAGGTAATATTATTGCAAAAGGTATTTATGATAGTACAACAAACACAACAACATATACTTTTACGAACTATGTAGATCAATATACAAATGTTAGAGGTAGCTTTGAACAAGTTGCATTTGCGAAACGTAAAAATGCAACAACTGATAAAACAGCTTATAAAATGGAAGTAACTTTAGGTAATGATACATATAGCGAAGAAATCATTGTCGATTATGGTAATAAAAAAGCACAACCGCTTATTTCAAGTACAAACTATATTAACAATGAAGATTTATCGCGTAATATGACTGCATATGTAAATCAACCTAAAAATACATATACTAAACAAACGTTTGTTACTAATTTAACTGGATATAAATTTAATCCAAATGCAAAAAACTTCAAAATTTACGAAGTGACAGATCAAAATCAATTTGTGGATAGTTTCACCCCTGATACTTCAAAACTTAAAGATGTTACTGATCAATTCGATGTTATTTATAGTAATGATAATAAAACAGCTACAGTCGATTTAATGAAAGGCCAAACAAGCAGCAATAAACAATACATCATTCAACAAGTTGCTTATCCAGATAATAGTTCAACAGATAATGGAAAAATTGATTATACTTTAGACACTGACAAAACTAAATATAGTTGGTCAAATAGTTATTCAAATGTGAATGGCTCATCAACTGCTAATGGCGACCAAAAGAAATATAATCTAGGTGACTATGTATGGGAAGATACAAATAAAGATGGTAAACAAGATGCCAATGAAAAAGGGATTAAAGGTGTTTATGTCATTCTTAAAGATAGTAACGGTAAAGAATTAGATCGTACGACAACAGATGAAAATGGTAAATATCAGTTCACTGGTTTAAGCAATGGAACTTATAGTGTAGAGTTTTCAACACCAGCCGGTTATACACCGACAACTGCAAATGTAGGTACAGATGATGCTGTAGATTCTGATGGACTAACTACAACAGGTGTCATTAAAGACGCTGACAACATGACATTAGATAGTGGATTCTACAAAACACCAAAATATAGTTTAGGTGATTATGTTTGGTACGACAGTAATAAAGATGGTAAACAAGATTCGACTGAAAAAGGAATTAAAGGTGTTAAAGTTACTTTGCAAAACGAAAAAGGCGAAGTAATTGGTACAACTGAAACAGATGAAAATGGTAAATACCGCTTTGATAATTTAGATAGTGGTAAATACAAAGTTATCTTTGAAAAACCTGCTGGCTTAACTCAAACAGGTACAAATACAACTGAAGATGATAAAGATGCCGATGGTGGCGAAGTTGATGTAACAATTACGGATCATGATGATTTCACACTTGATAATGGCTACTACGAAGAAGAAACATCAGATAGCGACTCAGATTCTGACAGCGATTCAGACTCAGATAGCGACTCAGATTCAGATAGCGACTCAGATTCAGACAGCGATTCAGACAGCGACTCAGACTCAGATAGCGATTCAGATTCAGACAGCGACTCAGACTCAGACAGCGATTCAGACTCGGATAGCGACTCAGACTCAGATAGCGACTCAGATTCGGATAGCGACTCAGACTCAGATAGCGATTCAGATTCAGATAGCGATTCGGACTCAGACAGTGATTCAGATTCAGACTCAGATAGCGACTCAGATTCTGACAGCGATTCAGACTCAGACAGCGACTCAGACTCAGACAGTGATTCAGATTCAGACAGCGACTCAGATTCAGATAGCGACTCAGACTCAGATAGCGACTCAGATTCAGATAGCGATTCGGACTCAGACAACGACTCAGATTCAGATAGCGATTCAGATTCAGATAGCGACTCAGATTCGGACAGCGATTCAGACTCAGATAGCGATTCAGACTCAGACAGCGATTCAGATTCAGATAGCGACTCAGACTCAGATAGCGACTCAGACTCGGATAGCGATTCAGATTCAGACAGCGACTCAGATTCAGATAGCGATTCGGACTCAGACAACGACTCAGATTCAGATAGCGATTCAGATTCAGATGCAGGTAAACATACTCCGGCTAAACCAATGAGTACGGTTAAAGATCAGCATAAAACAGCTAAAGCATTACCAGAAACAGGTAGTGAAAATAATAATTCAAATAATGGCACATTATTCGGTGGATTATTCGCGGCATTAGGATCATTATTGTTATTCGGTCGTCGTAAAAAACAAAATAAATAA